From Toxorhynchites rutilus septentrionalis strain SRP chromosome 2, ASM2978413v1, whole genome shotgun sequence, a single genomic window includes:
- the LOC129767421 gene encoding pre-mRNA-splicing factor syf1 homolog: MPISSKVDLAEVFFNEEDLPYEEEILRNAYSVKHWMRYVEHKRNAPKFVINTVFERALKELPGSYKLWYNYLKTLRRQTKGKCINDPEYEEVNNAFERSLVFMHKMPRIWMDYCTFMIGQCRITRTRQIFDRALRALPVTQHQRIWPLYLDFLRKFDIPETAVRVWRRYLKLCPEDAEEYVEFLISIGHLDEAAQQLASIVDNENFFSKHGKSNHQLWNELCELISKNPDKVHSLNVDAIIRGGLRRYTDQLGHLWNSLADYYVRSGLFDRARDVYEEAIQTVTTVRDFSQVFDAYAQFEELSLSKVMEEMARNPSEDEELNVELLMARFEYLMERRLLLLNSVLLRQNPHNVAEWHKRVELYEGKPHEIINTFTEAVHTVQPKLAVGKLYTLWVEFAKFYEKNKQLSDARIVFEKAVQVDFLKVDELASVWCEWAEMEIREENFEEALKIMQRATAMPKRKVAYHDDTETVQMRVYKSLKLWSMYADLEESFGTFQTCKQVYDRIIDLKICTPQIIINYGLFLEEHNYFEEAFKAYEKGISLFKWPNVYDIWNTYLTKFLKRYGGQKLERARDLFEQCLDGCPPELAKNLYLLYAKLEEDHGLARHAMAVYERATTAVKEDETFAMFNLYIKKAAEIYGIPRTREIYEKAIEVLSEAQSRQMCMLFAEMETKLGEIDRARAIYAHCSQMCDPRITAEFWQTWKEFEVRHGNEDTMREMLRIKRSIQATYNTQINMMSATLINSTVTGAGSEPRDAMRALEAKAAETSARAIAAVGASGGNIMFVRGETQGGSKKADKVVNPDEIDIDEDDDDDDEDEDEANGAEEAGEEDISKKMPVQKQAVPAKVFGSLRREEEEDDE, encoded by the exons ATGCCAATTTCATCGAAGGTTGATTTGGCGGAAGTTTTCTTT AACGAAGAGGACCTCCCGTACGAGGAAGAGATTCTTCGGAATGCTTACTCCGTCAAGCACTGGATGCGATACGTGGAGCACAAGCGGAACGCACCGAAGTTTGTCATCAACACGGTATTCGAGCGCGCACTGAAAGAACTGCCTGGTTCATACAAGCTGTGGTATAACTATCTCAAAACGCTCAGGAGACAAACCAAGGGAAAATGTATCAACGACCCGGAGTACGAGGAGGTGAACAACGCATTCGAGAGGTCGCTTGTGTTCATGCACAAGATGCCCCGGATTTGGATGGATTACTGCACCTTCATGATCGGCCAGTGTCGGATAACGAGAACCAGGCAGATCTTCGACAGAGCGCTGAGAGCTTTGCCGGTTACGCAGCATCAGAGGATTTGGCCGTTGTATTTGGACTTTTTGCGAAAGTTCGACATTCCCGAGACGGCCGTGCGCGTTTGGAGGAGATATTTAAAACTGTGCCCGGAAGATGCGGAAGAATATGTGGAGTTCTTGATTTCGATTGGCCACTTGGATGAGGCAGCCCAGCAGTTGGCCAGTATTGTGGATAATGAGAACTTCTTTTCGAAGCATGGCAAATCCAATCATCAACTGTGGAACGAATTGTGTGAGTTGATTTCGAAGAATCCGGACAAGGTACACTCGCTGAATGTTGATGCCATCATTCGGGGAGGGCTGAGAAGGTACACCGATCAGCTGGGTCATCTGTGGAACTCGCTGGCGGATTATTACGTGAGGAGTGGCTTGTTCGATAGAGCACGGGATGTGTACGAGGAGGCAATTCAGACCGTTACTACAGTCCGTGATTTCAGCCAAGTGTTCGATGCGTATGCTCAGTTTGAGGAACTGAGTTTGAGCAAAGTCATGGAAGAGATGGCTAGGAATCCATCGGAGGATGAGGAACTCAATGTTGAGCTGCTGATGGCTCGGTTTGAGTATCTGATGGAACGTCGATTGCTGCTGTTGAATAGTGTCCTGCTGAGACAGAATCCGCATAACGTGGCCGAGTGGCATAAGCGTGTGGAGCTGTATGAAGGAAAGCCTCACGAAATAATCAACACTTTTACCGAAGCCGTTCACACCGTTCAGCCCAAGCTGGCGGTTGGAAAGCTGTACACTTTGTGGGTGGAATTCGCCAAATTTTACGAGAAGAACAAACAGTTGAGTGACGCTCGCATTGTATTCGAGAAAGCGGTCCAGGTTGACTTCCTCAAGGTAGACGAGTTGGCGAGCGTTTGGTGCGAATGGGCGGAGATGGAAATCCGTGAGGAGAATTTTGAAGAAGCTCTAAAAATTATGCAGCGCGCCACTGCCATGCCTAAACGAAAGGTAGCCTATCACGACGATACCGAGACGGTGCAAATGCGTGTCTATAAATCGCTCAAACTGTGGTCCATGTATGCCGATCTGGAGGAATCCTTCGGAACGTTCCAAACGTGCAAGCAAGTCTACGATCGAATAATCGATCTGAAAATCTGCACCCCTCAAATCATTATAAATTACGGTTTGTTTTTGGAAGAGCACAATTACTTCGAGGAAGCTTTCAAAGCTTACGAAAAGGGCATTTCTTTGTTCAAGTGGCCAAATGTGTACGACATCTGGAACACCTATCTAACGAAATTCCTCAAACGATACGGTGGGCAAAAACTTGAGCGCGCTCGTGACCTCTTCGAGCAATGCCTGGACGGTTGCCCACCGGAGCTGGCCAAGAATCTATATCTGCTGTACGCTAAACTCGAGGAGGATCATGGCCTGGCGCGACACGCAATGGCCGTGTACGAACGTGCGACCACTGCCGTCAAGGAGGACGAAACGTTTGCCATGTTCAATCTGTACATTAAGAAGGCAGCCGAAATATACGGAATTCCCCGAACACGCGAAATCTACGAGAAGGCAATCGAAGTTCTATCGGAGGCTCAATCACGCCAGATGTGCATGCTGTTCGCCGAGATGGAAACCAAACTCGGTGAGATCGATCGGGCAAGAGCCATCTATGCGCACTGCAGTCAAATGTGCGATCCCCGCATAACGGCCGAGTTTTGGCAAACATGGAAAGAGTTCGAGGTGCGCCACGGAAACGAGGATACCATGAGGGAAATGCTTCGGATCAAGCGTTCCATCCAGGCCACCTACAACACCCAGATCAACATGATGTCGGCAACGCTGATCAACTCAACGGTCACCGGGGCGGGATCGGAACCGAGGGATGCGATGCGAGCGTTGGAAGCGAAGGCGGCGGAAACGTCGGCGCGGGCAATAGCTGCTGTGGGCGCGAGTGGTGGCAACATCATGTTTGTCAGAGGCGAAACGCAAGGGGGCTCGAAGAAGGCCGATAAAGTGGTTAATCCGGACGAGATTGACAttgatgaggacgatgatgatgatgatgaggatgaggatgaagCAAATGGTGCCGAAGAAGCTGGCGAAGAGGATATCAGCAAGAAGATGCCGGTGCAGAAGCAAGCTGTTCCAGCGAAGGTGTTCGGTAGTCtgagaagagaagaagaagaagatgatgaataa